In Wenyingzhuangia fucanilytica, the following are encoded in one genomic region:
- a CDS encoding Crp/Fnr family transcriptional regulator: MEGAPVNGLYFIYSGKVKVIKTGYNGKEQILRLSKDGEVIGHRGFGMGETYKIGATALEDTVLCNFSTALLKDILLSEPKVTFDFMHFYAEELNRSETKVKTMSQMTVREKVIDMLLYLYRKFGEQNGSIGIELSRKELADYAGTTDEQVIRILSALKKEDLIYTKSKLIKILDVAKLKKEISEHNFFLDS, translated from the coding sequence ATGGAAGGTGCTCCAGTAAATGGTCTATACTTTATATATAGTGGTAAAGTAAAAGTGATAAAAACCGGGTACAACGGAAAAGAACAAATACTTAGACTATCTAAAGATGGTGAAGTAATAGGACACCGTGGTTTTGGTATGGGAGAAACATATAAGATTGGAGCAACTGCTTTAGAAGATACCGTACTTTGTAATTTTTCTACAGCTTTACTTAAAGACATCTTATTATCTGAACCAAAAGTTACTTTTGATTTCATGCATTTTTACGCAGAGGAACTAAACCGTAGTGAAACCAAAGTAAAAACCATGTCTCAAATGACTGTTAGAGAAAAAGTAATTGATATGTTACTTTACTTATATAGAAAGTTTGGAGAGCAAAACGGATCAATAGGTATAGAACTATCAAGAAAAGAATTAGCAGACTATGCAGGAACAACAGACGAACAAGTAATACGTATTTTATCAGCCCTAAAAAAAGAAGACTTAATATACACCAAATCTAAATTGATAAAAATATTAGATGTAGCTAAACTAAAGAAAGAAATCTCTGAACACAATTTCTTCTTAGATAGTTAA
- the nirB gene encoding nitrite reductase large subunit NirB: protein MKTILVIGNGMVGYKFCEKLMAKTEGSGYKVIVFGEEPRPAYDRVHLSEYFADQDAERLSMAPRSWYEENNIELITNERVTDIHRASKTITTISDKEYTYDYLVLATGSSAFVPPIPGVEKKGVFVYRTIEDLDATMSYVEEIKKNKPDGKAAILGGGLLGLEAGKAIIDMGLETSVVEFAPRLMPRQLDNDASKVLQRKLEDIGLDILLNKGTQNIEGADAITGMRFSEDEVLPVDMLLVSAGIRPRDELAKTCGLDVGTRGGIVVSNDMRTSDENVFAIGECALLNHMIYGLVAPGYDMAGVAVDNILGGDALMPTSIDMSTKLKLSGIDVASFGDALNEAKESESIVYENKFQGIYKKINVSKDGKALLGGILVGDASDYNMLHQIFLNGMKIPENPEDLILGARGGEEASFGSALDLPDSAVVCSCEAVTKGQICCKVDEGMTTLKEVAGATKATTGCGGCKPMVTDLINESLKAQGVTVKETVCEHFDYSRQELYEIVKIKGIKTFEELLTSHGKGKLGCETCKPVAASLFASIYADTGNDHNVIQDSNDKFLANIQRNGTYSVVPRVAGGEITPEQLIVLGQIGKKYDLYTKITGGARIDFFGAELHELPLIWKDLIDAGFESGHAYGKSLRTVKSCVGSTWCRYGMDESVSFAIEIENRYKGLRSPHKIKGGVSGCIRECAEARGKDFGIIAVEGGWNLYIGGNGGATPRHAELLAEKITNEEVIKYTDRFLMYYIKTAGPLVRTAAWLDKIEGGIEHVKDVVINDSLGLCEELDKDMAGLVDAYKCEWKEAIENIDEQNNRFAHFINSEESDENIEFVSLRDQKMPKLWS from the coding sequence ATGAAAACAATTTTAGTAATAGGTAACGGAATGGTAGGTTATAAGTTTTGTGAAAAGCTTATGGCTAAGACTGAAGGTAGTGGTTATAAGGTAATTGTTTTTGGTGAAGAGCCAAGACCAGCTTATGACAGAGTACATTTAAGTGAGTATTTTGCAGATCAAGATGCTGAGCGATTGAGTATGGCTCCAAGATCTTGGTATGAGGAAAATAACATTGAATTAATTACTAATGAACGTGTAACCGACATTCATAGAGCGAGTAAAACTATCACGACTATTAGTGATAAGGAGTATACGTATGATTATTTAGTGTTAGCAACTGGATCATCTGCATTTGTTCCTCCAATTCCAGGAGTAGAGAAAAAAGGTGTTTTTGTTTACAGAACTATAGAAGACTTAGATGCTACTATGTCTTATGTAGAAGAAATTAAAAAGAATAAACCAGACGGAAAGGCTGCAATATTAGGTGGAGGGCTTTTAGGATTAGAAGCAGGAAAAGCTATTATTGATATGGGACTTGAAACTTCTGTTGTAGAGTTTGCTCCTAGATTAATGCCAAGACAGTTAGATAATGATGCAAGTAAGGTTTTGCAAAGAAAGCTAGAAGATATAGGTCTTGATATTCTTTTAAATAAAGGAACTCAAAATATAGAAGGTGCTGATGCAATTACTGGAATGAGATTTTCAGAAGATGAGGTGTTGCCAGTAGATATGTTGTTGGTTTCAGCAGGTATTCGTCCAAGAGATGAGTTAGCTAAAACATGTGGATTAGATGTAGGAACTCGTGGAGGTATTGTAGTGTCAAATGACATGAGAACTTCTGATGAAAATGTATTTGCTATTGGAGAATGTGCATTGTTAAATCATATGATTTATGGTTTGGTTGCTCCAGGTTATGATATGGCAGGTGTTGCTGTTGATAATATTTTAGGAGGAGATGCATTAATGCCAACTTCTATTGATATGTCTACTAAGTTAAAGTTAAGTGGTATTGATGTAGCTAGTTTTGGTGATGCTTTAAATGAAGCTAAAGAAAGTGAATCAATAGTATATGAAAATAAATTCCAAGGAATTTATAAGAAAATAAATGTTTCTAAAGATGGTAAGGCATTGTTGGGAGGTATCTTGGTTGGAGATGCATCTGATTACAATATGTTGCACCAAATCTTTTTGAATGGAATGAAGATTCCTGAGAATCCAGAAGATTTAATTTTAGGAGCGAGAGGTGGTGAAGAAGCATCATTTGGTTCTGCATTAGATTTACCAGATTCAGCTGTAGTTTGTTCTTGTGAGGCTGTAACAAAAGGTCAAATCTGTTGCAAGGTAGATGAAGGAATGACTACTTTAAAAGAAGTTGCAGGAGCAACTAAAGCAACAACAGGTTGTGGAGGTTGTAAACCAATGGTGACTGATTTAATTAATGAGTCTTTAAAAGCTCAAGGAGTTACTGTTAAAGAAACTGTTTGTGAGCATTTTGATTACTCTCGTCAAGAGTTGTATGAGATTGTTAAAATCAAAGGAATTAAAACTTTTGAAGAGTTGTTAACGTCTCATGGTAAAGGAAAATTAGGTTGTGAAACTTGTAAGCCAGTGGCAGCATCTTTATTTGCAAGTATTTATGCAGATACAGGAAATGATCATAACGTAATTCAAGATTCTAACGATAAATTCTTAGCAAACATTCAACGTAATGGTACATATTCTGTAGTGCCAAGAGTTGCAGGAGGTGAAATTACACCAGAGCAATTAATCGTTTTAGGGCAAATAGGTAAGAAGTACGATTTATATACTAAGATTACAGGTGGTGCTCGTATTGACTTTTTTGGAGCTGAATTACATGAATTACCATTAATCTGGAAAGATTTGATTGATGCAGGTTTTGAGTCTGGTCATGCTTATGGAAAGTCGTTACGTACAGTAAAATCTTGTGTAGGTTCTACATGGTGTCGTTACGGTATGGATGAGTCTGTTTCTTTTGCTATTGAAATTGAAAATAGATATAAAGGATTAAGATCTCCTCATAAAATTAAAGGTGGAGTTTCAGGATGTATTCGTGAATGTGCAGAAGCTAGAGGAAAAGATTTTGGAATTATTGCTGTAGAAGGTGGGTGGAATCTTTATATCGGTGGAAACGGAGGAGCTACTCCAAGACATGCTGAGTTGTTAGCAGAAAAAATTACTAACGAAGAAGTGATTAAATATACTGACCGTTTCTTAATGTATTATATTAAAACTGCAGGGCCTTTAGTTAGAACGGCAGCTTGGTTAGATAAAATAGAAGGTGGTATTGAGCATGTAAAAGATGTAGTGATTAATGATTCTTTAGGATTATGTGAAGAGTTAGATAAAGATATGGCTGGGTTGGTTGATGCTTACAAGTGTGAGTGGAAAGAGGCTATAGAGAATATTGATGAACAAAACAATCGTTTTGCTCACTTTATAAACTCAGAAGAAAGTGATGAGAACATTGAGTTTGTATCTCTTAGAGATCAAAAAATGCCAAAACTTTGGTCTTAA
- the nirD gene encoding nitrite reductase small subunit NirD — MNSILEQYKSVPESEVKEWFKAAPVSKFPENGGACVKVNDKQIAVFNFTAEGKWYASQNVCPHKMEMVLSRGMIGEDCGTPKIACPLHKKTFSLETGENLNGEDYSIAVFPVKVEDGFVYIGTR, encoded by the coding sequence ATGAATTCAATTTTAGAACAATATAAATCAGTACCTGAATCAGAAGTTAAAGAATGGTTCAAAGCAGCTCCGGTAAGTAAATTTCCTGAAAATGGAGGAGCTTGTGTTAAAGTAAATGATAAACAAATAGCTGTATTTAATTTTACAGCAGAGGGTAAGTGGTATGCCTCTCAAAACGTATGTCCACATAAAATGGAAATGGTGCTTTCTAGAGGTATGATTGGTGAAGACTGTGGTACTCCAAAGATTGCCTGTCCATTGCATAAAAAAACTTTTTCTCTTGAAACAGGAGAAAACTTAAACGGAGAAGATTATTCAATTGCTGTTTTTCCAGTAAAAGTTGAAGATGGATTCGTTTATATCGGTACTCGTTAA
- a CDS encoding RrF2 family transcriptional regulator, with protein sequence MLSKKTKYGIKALTYLAKRKENCPVQISEIAGHENISIKFLERILLELRKAGVLDSKKGKGGGYFLARLPKDIPMTDIIRTLEGPIAMVPCVSLNFYKKCDDCKSEEVCAVNKLMIQVRDSSLQVFRNTSLQDLINY encoded by the coding sequence ATGTTATCAAAGAAAACAAAATACGGAATTAAGGCTTTGACTTATTTGGCTAAGCGAAAAGAGAATTGTCCTGTGCAAATTTCTGAGATAGCTGGTCATGAAAACATCTCTATTAAATTTTTAGAAAGAATATTATTGGAGCTTAGAAAAGCTGGGGTTTTAGATTCTAAAAAAGGTAAAGGAGGGGGGTATTTTTTAGCTCGTTTACCTAAGGATATTCCTATGACGGATATTATTCGTACTTTAGAAGGACCTATTGCAATGGTGCCTTGTGTTTCGCTTAATTTTTATAAAAAATGTGATGATTGTAAAAGCGAAGAAGTTTGTGCGGTTAATAAGTTAATGATTCAAGTAAGAGATAGCTCATTGCAAGTGTTTAGAAATACATCATTACAGGATTTAATTAATTACTAA
- a CDS encoding putative signal transducing protein — translation MAFIKVFSGSLVEVQYVRQILQDQGIEPIVRDTTSSAAISGFGALTPNFQELFVHSDQEIKVKEIISSIK, via the coding sequence ATGGCGTTTATCAAAGTGTTTTCGGGTAGTCTTGTTGAGGTTCAATATGTAAGACAAATATTGCAGGATCAAGGAATTGAGCCAATTGTTAGAGATACTACTTCTTCTGCAGCAATTTCTGGTTTCGGAGCTTTAACGCCTAATTTTCAAGAACTTTTTGTTCATTCTGATCAAGAAATAAAAGTTAAAGAGATCATTTCTTCAATAAAATAA
- a CDS encoding DUF2061 domain-containing protein, which produces MVTEKVFNSEGDSSYAKSVSSEKPIRSVVKAVSWRVIGSLDTLIISWVATQDIKTATSIASIDLFTKMILYFFHERVWNAIKWGK; this is translated from the coding sequence ATGGTAACAGAAAAAGTTTTTAATAGTGAAGGAGATAGCAGTTATGCTAAATCAGTGTCTTCTGAAAAACCAATTCGTAGCGTTGTAAAAGCTGTAAGTTGGAGGGTGATTGGTAGTTTAGATACCTTAATCATTTCTTGGGTTGCTACACAAGATATAAAAACAGCAACATCAATTGCATCTATAGATCTTTTCACAAAAATGATTTTATACTTTTTTCATGAACGCGTGTGGAACGCAATAAAATGGGGTAAATAA
- a CDS encoding phosphoadenosine phosphosulfate reductase family protein has translation MSKRFTDQEIEKFNIELEGKTPEEIVAWAIIHAKKPVVTTNFRPYEGAILHAVTSVKPGIDVIWCDTGYNTRNTYVHAEELIKLLDLNIDLYVPKQTSSHRDAVMGIPQIDDPMHKVFTEQVKLEPFKRAMAAHQPDVWFTNLRKGQTAFRDSISVVSQGEDGILKVSPFYNYSDEQLDAYLEENKIPNEHKYFDPTKVLGNRECGLHA, from the coding sequence ATGAGTAAGCGATTTACAGATCAAGAAATAGAAAAATTCAATATTGAATTAGAAGGAAAAACACCAGAGGAAATTGTGGCATGGGCTATTATTCATGCTAAAAAACCTGTAGTAACTACAAACTTTAGACCTTATGAAGGAGCAATTCTTCATGCTGTTACTAGTGTTAAACCAGGTATTGATGTTATTTGGTGTGATACAGGATATAATACGCGTAACACATATGTTCATGCAGAAGAATTAATTAAGTTATTAGACTTAAATATTGATTTGTATGTACCAAAACAAACTTCTTCTCATAGAGATGCAGTGATGGGAATTCCTCAAATAGATGACCCTATGCATAAGGTGTTTACAGAGCAAGTAAAATTAGAGCCTTTTAAAAGAGCGATGGCTGCTCATCAACCAGATGTGTGGTTTACAAACTTAAGAAAAGGACAAACTGCTTTTAGAGATTCTATTAGTGTAGTTTCTCAAGGAGAAGACGGAATTTTAAAAGTAAGTCCATTTTACAATTATTCTGATGAGCAATTAGATGCTTATTTAGAAGAAAATAAGATTCCTAACGAACATAAATACTTTGATCCTACAAAAGTGTTGGGGAACAGAGAGTGTGGATTACATGCTTAA
- the cysD gene encoding sulfate adenylyltransferase subunit CysD, which produces MNELRVNTLESEAIYILREVAAQFEKPVLLFSGGKDSITLVRLAQKAFWPAKIPFPFLHVDTGHNFPETIEFRDRLAKELGIDLIVRNVQDNIDSGKVVEETGKYASRNMLQTETLLDAIEEFGFDACIGGARRDEEKARAKERIFSVRSDFGEWDEKNQRPELFDLLNGKIELGQNVRCFPISNWTELDVWSYIEREEIEIPSIYFAHKRKVFLRDGMIWSAEDDVVFRAEDEEVKEMMVRFRTVGDMSCTAAVLSDAVSISKVVQEIRDSSISERGARIDDKRSEAAMEKRKQQGYF; this is translated from the coding sequence ATGAACGAATTAAGAGTAAATACATTAGAAAGTGAAGCGATATACATTTTAAGAGAAGTCGCTGCACAATTTGAAAAACCAGTATTGCTATTCTCTGGAGGAAAGGATTCTATTACTTTGGTAAGATTGGCTCAAAAAGCATTTTGGCCAGCTAAAATTCCCTTCCCATTTTTACACGTAGATACAGGTCATAACTTTCCTGAAACTATTGAGTTTAGAGATCGTTTGGCAAAAGAATTAGGAATCGATTTAATTGTACGTAACGTACAAGACAATATTGATTCTGGTAAAGTGGTTGAAGAAACTGGAAAATACGCATCTCGTAACATGTTACAAACAGAAACATTGTTAGATGCTATTGAAGAGTTTGGTTTTGATGCTTGTATAGGTGGAGCGCGTAGAGATGAAGAAAAAGCAAGAGCTAAGGAACGTATTTTTTCTGTTCGTTCTGATTTTGGTGAATGGGATGAGAAAAACCAAAGACCAGAGTTGTTTGATTTGTTAAACGGTAAAATAGAATTAGGACAAAACGTAAGATGTTTTCCTATTTCTAACTGGACAGAATTAGATGTATGGTCTTATATAGAAAGAGAAGAAATTGAAATTCCATCAATCTATTTTGCTCATAAACGTAAAGTATTCTTAAGAGACGGAATGATTTGGTCTGCAGAAGATGATGTAGTATTCCGTGCAGAAGACGAAGAAGTAAAAGAAATGATGGTTCGTTTTAGAACTGTAGGAGATATGAGCTGTACTGCAGCTGTTTTATCTGATGCTGTTTCTATTTCTAAAGTAGTTCAAGAAATTAGAGATTCTTCTATTTCAGAACGTGGTGCTCGTATTGATGACAAACGTTCGGAGGCTGCCATGGAAAAACGTAAGCAACAAGGGTATTTTTAA
- a CDS encoding sulfate adenylyltransferase subunit 1, translating to MEVLKIATAGSVDDGKSTLIGRILYDTRSLTDDKLEAIERTSKQKGFDYLDFSLATDGLVAEREQGITIDVAHIYFSTAKKSYIIADTPGHVEYTRNMVTGASTSQAAIILVDARNGVIEQTYRHFFINNLLKVKDIIVAVNKMDLVDFAQDKFEVIKAEITALAKRAGSTQNITFIPVSALQGDNVVDRSKNTPWYTGTTLLEHFEALEAQDIYEESVARLPVQTVIRPKKDEFHDFRGYAGKLYGGSLVVGDEVTVLPSKTASKVKDIYFFDKTYSVAERGTSINVTLENDINISRGDIIVKSSELPRETKALNAKICWMDATNLVVGKKYFLQQGANVIAAKVSAIDSVIATDFSGESPATELKINEIGNVSFKLAKTLFYDTYAENKTTGSFILIDPQTNNTSGAGFIQ from the coding sequence ATGGAAGTTTTAAAAATAGCAACAGCAGGAAGTGTAGATGATGGAAAAAGTACGTTAATAGGACGTATTTTATATGATACACGTTCTTTAACAGACGATAAACTAGAAGCAATAGAGCGTACTAGTAAGCAAAAAGGATTTGATTATTTAGATTTTTCTTTAGCTACAGATGGTTTGGTTGCAGAAAGAGAACAAGGAATTACAATTGATGTAGCTCATATTTACTTTTCAACAGCAAAGAAAAGTTACATTATTGCAGATACTCCAGGACACGTAGAATATACTCGTAACATGGTTACAGGAGCTTCTACATCACAAGCAGCTATTATTTTGGTAGATGCTCGTAATGGAGTGATAGAACAAACTTACCGTCACTTTTTTATCAATAACTTGTTAAAAGTAAAAGATATTATTGTGGCTGTTAATAAGATGGATTTGGTTGATTTTGCTCAAGATAAATTCGAAGTCATCAAAGCAGAAATTACTGCATTGGCAAAAAGAGCAGGTTCTACTCAAAATATTACATTTATTCCTGTATCAGCATTACAGGGGGATAATGTTGTAGATAGATCAAAAAATACACCTTGGTATACAGGAACTACTTTATTAGAACACTTTGAAGCTTTAGAAGCTCAAGATATCTATGAAGAGTCTGTAGCTCGTTTACCAGTACAAACAGTTATTCGTCCTAAAAAAGATGAATTCCATGATTTTAGAGGGTATGCAGGAAAATTATACGGAGGTAGTTTAGTTGTTGGTGATGAAGTAACTGTGTTGCCATCAAAAACAGCGTCTAAAGTAAAAGATATTTACTTTTTTGATAAAACATATAGTGTTGCAGAAAGAGGAACTTCTATCAACGTAACATTAGAAAATGATATCAATATTTCTCGTGGAGATATTATTGTAAAATCATCTGAATTACCAAGAGAAACTAAAGCTTTAAACGCTAAAATTTGTTGGATGGATGCTACAAATTTAGTGGTAGGTAAAAAATACTTTTTACAACAAGGAGCTAATGTTATCGCGGCAAAAGTATCAGCAATTGATTCTGTTATTGCAACAGATTTTTCAGGAGAATCTCCAGCTACAGAATTAAAAATTAACGAGATTGGAAATGTTTCTTTTAAACTAGCCAAAACGTTGTTTTATGATACGTATGCAGAAAATAAAACCACAGGATCTTTTATTTTAATAGATCCTCAAACAAATAATACATCAGGAGCTGGATTTATTCAGTAA
- a CDS encoding HEPN domain-containing protein, translating into MQSFRSEIENPIVQQDIIELGNKIQQFYDGKVDEDKFRSLRLARGIYGQRQFGVQMIRIKLPYGKVTSDQLLRICDVSEEYSRGRLHITTRQDIQIHYVSLDRTPELWADLEKSDITIREACGNAVRNVTASPDAGINPEEPFDVSPYAHAIFKFFLRNPICQELGRKFKVSFSSADDDSALSYMHDIGFIAKIKVVDGKPVYGFKVMLAGGLGSQPRLADVAFDFLEADKIIPYMESILRVFDRYGERSKRAKARLKFLVKDLGFEAFNELVAKEQKALAFQSVEIDTTGFDNNPDLSGIVAPEVTIDDVEAYEAWKANNVFAQKQEGSYAIGIKVNIGDFYLPEARALAALIKEYAADELRFTLRQNILVRHVREDLLPFFYTKLKALGFTDLGYESIVDITACPGTDTCNLGIASSTGAAVKLGEVLRAEYPEFANDSDLVIKISGCMNACGQHNLCNIGFQGMSIKSGKYVAPALQILLGGGTLGNGEARIADKVIKIPSKRGPEALRLILNDYIENSGGADFIEYYDEKGGQKYFYDFLKPLSDATNLEDSDFIDWGSEEKYETAVGVGECAGVVIDLIATLLYDSKDKLGKAKETLAAGKLNDAIYFAYSSIVHTAKAILTAEGVKTNTHNKIISDFNEIFVQGGKIDLGTDFESFIYQINQNEQSESFAKSYIEDAEKFYNLIDAYRAAELAE; encoded by the coding sequence ATGCAAAGTTTTAGATCAGAAATAGAAAACCCTATTGTTCAACAAGATATTATTGAATTAGGAAACAAAATTCAACAATTTTACGATGGTAAGGTTGATGAGGATAAATTTAGAAGTTTACGTTTGGCACGTGGAATTTACGGTCAACGTCAATTTGGAGTGCAAATGATTCGTATCAAATTACCATACGGAAAAGTAACTTCTGATCAATTATTGCGTATTTGTGACGTGTCTGAAGAATATTCAAGAGGTCGTTTACACATTACAACTCGTCAAGATATCCAAATTCACTACGTAAGTTTAGATAGAACTCCAGAATTATGGGCAGATTTAGAAAAGAGTGATATCACTATCCGTGAGGCTTGTGGTAACGCAGTACGTAATGTAACTGCATCACCAGATGCGGGAATCAATCCAGAGGAGCCGTTTGATGTTTCTCCATATGCGCATGCAATTTTTAAGTTCTTTTTACGTAACCCAATTTGTCAAGAATTAGGACGTAAATTTAAAGTTTCTTTCTCTTCTGCTGATGATGATTCGGCTTTGTCTTATATGCATGATATAGGATTTATCGCTAAGATTAAAGTAGTAGACGGGAAGCCTGTATACGGATTTAAAGTAATGTTAGCTGGTGGGTTAGGTTCTCAACCTCGTTTGGCAGATGTTGCGTTTGATTTCTTAGAAGCAGATAAAATTATTCCTTATATGGAATCTATTTTACGTGTGTTTGATAGATATGGTGAACGTTCTAAAAGAGCAAAAGCACGTTTAAAATTCTTAGTAAAAGACTTAGGTTTTGAAGCTTTTAACGAATTGGTTGCTAAAGAGCAAAAAGCATTGGCATTCCAATCTGTAGAAATTGATACAACTGGTTTTGATAACAATCCTGATTTATCTGGAATTGTTGCGCCAGAAGTTACGATTGATGATGTAGAAGCTTATGAAGCTTGGAAAGCAAATAATGTATTTGCTCAAAAGCAAGAAGGATCTTACGCTATTGGAATTAAAGTAAATATTGGTGATTTCTATTTGCCAGAAGCAAGAGCTTTGGCAGCTTTAATTAAAGAATACGCAGCAGATGAATTAAGATTTACTTTGCGTCAAAACATATTAGTTCGTCACGTACGTGAAGACTTATTGCCATTCTTTTACACAAAATTAAAAGCATTAGGATTTACAGATTTAGGATACGAATCTATTGTTGATATTACTGCTTGTCCTGGTACAGATACTTGTAACCTAGGTATTGCATCTTCTACTGGAGCTGCAGTAAAATTAGGAGAGGTATTAAGAGCAGAATATCCTGAGTTTGCTAATGATTCTGATTTGGTAATTAAAATTTCTGGATGTATGAATGCTTGTGGACAACACAACTTGTGTAACATTGGTTTCCAAGGAATGTCTATCAAGTCAGGAAAATACGTAGCTCCAGCTTTACAAATTTTGTTAGGTGGTGGTACTTTAGGAAATGGAGAAGCTAGAATTGCAGATAAAGTAATTAAGATTCCATCAAAAAGAGGACCTGAAGCTTTACGTTTGATTTTAAACGATTATATAGAAAACTCTGGTGGTGCTGATTTTATTGAGTACTACGATGAAAAAGGAGGTCAAAAATATTTCTACGATTTCTTAAAGCCATTGTCTGATGCTACCAACTTAGAAGATTCTGATTTTATTGATTGGGGGTCTGAAGAAAAGTACGAAACAGCAGTAGGAGTTGGAGAATGTGCAGGGGTTGTAATTGATTTAATTGCGACTTTATTGTACGACTCTAAAGATAAGTTAGGAAAAGCAAAAGAAACTTTAGCAGCAGGTAAATTAAACGATGCTATTTATTTTGCATACAGTTCAATTGTACACACAGCAAAAGCGATTTTAACTGCAGAAGGAGTTAAAACAAATACTCATAATAAAATCATTTCTGATTTTAACGAGATTTTTGTTCAAGGAGGTAAAATTGATTTAGGAACTGATTTTGAATCATTCATTTATCAAATCAACCAAAATGAGCAATCAGAATCTTTTGCAAAATCTTACATTGAAGATGCAGAAAAGTTCTACAATTTAATTGATGCTTATAGAGCAGCAGAATTGGCAGAGTAA
- the cobA gene encoding uroporphyrinogen-III C-methyltransferase, with product MSKGKLTLVGAGPGDPELITLKGVRALKEADVVLYDALANEELLQYAEKAEKIFVGKRRGMHKFIQEKIQELIVEHASQGKQVVRLKGGDPFIFGRGAEELKYVLEKGIDFEIVSGVTSAIAAPASYGISLTQRGVNESFRVITGTTSDLELSNDIEAAAKSNVTIVVLMGMSKLEKIVNAFIKQGKTDIPVAIIENGTKDIERLAIGNISNILEIINQKGLTNPSMIVIGETVKQSEVLYQYLLKKKGQTL from the coding sequence ATGAGTAAAGGAAAATTAACATTAGTAGGAGCGGGACCTGGAGATCCAGAGTTAATTACGCTAAAAGGTGTGAGAGCTCTAAAAGAAGCTGATGTTGTGTTGTATGATGCCTTGGCAAATGAGGAATTGTTGCAGTATGCAGAAAAAGCAGAAAAAATCTTTGTGGGTAAACGAAGAGGAATGCACAAATTCATTCAGGAAAAAATTCAAGAGTTAATTGTAGAACATGCTTCTCAAGGTAAACAGGTAGTACGTTTAAAAGGTGGAGATCCATTTATTTTTGGACGTGGAGCCGAAGAATTAAAATACGTACTAGAAAAAGGTATTGATTTTGAAATTGTATCAGGAGTAACTTCTGCAATTGCAGCACCTGCTAGTTATGGAATTTCATTAACTCAAAGAGGAGTAAACGAAAGTTTTAGAGTAATTACAGGAACTACTTCGGATTTGGAATTGAGTAATGATATAGAAGCAGCAGCAAAATCTAACGTAACCATTGTTGTTTTAATGGGGATGAGTAAGTTAGAAAAAATTGTAAATGCTTTTATCAAACAAGGAAAAACAGATATTCCTGTAGCGATTATCGAAAATGGAACAAAGGATATTGAACGTTTGGCCATTGGAAATATCAGCAATATTTTAGAAATCATCAATCAAAAGGGATTAACAAATCCATCAATGATTGTGATTGGAGAAACAGTAAAACAAAGTGAAGTATTGTATCAATACTTATTAAAGAAAAAAGGACAAACATTATAA